The genomic DNA GAGGCTCTCTTGAAGGCGATGGTGTTGACGAAGTTCGGGGGGCCGGACAGCTTCGAGCTCCGGGAGCTGCCAGACCCTCGGCCGGGACCCCGGCAGGTCCGCGTGGCCGTGCATGCCACGTCGATCAACCCGCTCGACGGCCAGATCCGCCGCGGCGACTACGCCGCTCAGGTCGCGCTGCCGGCCATCATCGGGCACGACGTGTCCGGCGTCGTCGACCAGGTCGGATCCGACGTGACCGAGTTCCGCGCGGGGGATGAGGTCTATTACACGCCGCGGATCTTCGGCGGTCCGGGATCGTACGCTGAGTACCACGTCGCGGATGCCGGCATCGTCGCGCGCAAGCCGGTCAACCTCACCCATTCCGAGGCCGCGAGCGTCAGCCTCGTCGGCGTGACCGTCTGGGAAGGGCTGGTCGAGCGGGCCCGATTGCAGGTCACAGAGACCGTCCTCGTCCACGGCGGTGCCGGGGGCGTCGGGGCGATCGCCGTCCAGGTCGCGAAGGCCATCGGGGCACGGGTCCTGGCGACGGCGCGCGGCAGCGACGTGGCGCGCGTCGAGCGGCTCGGCGCCTCCGCCGTCATCGATTTCGAGCGCGAGGACTATGTAGACGCCGTCGATCGCCTGACCGAGGGCAGGGGCGTCGACGTCGTCCTGGACACGATCGGCCGCGACACGCTCGCGCGCTCCCCGCGCATCCTCCGCGAGGACGGGCGCGTCGTCACCCTGGTCGACACCGCGACGCCTCAGAACCTCATCGACGCTTGGGGCCGGAACGCCACCTACCACTTCGTCTTCTCGCGCCAGGACGGCCGCAAGCTCGACGCCGTGACGCGCCTCCTCGAGCGCGGCCTCGTGGTGCCGCGAGTCGGCCTGGAGTTTCCCCTCGACGAGGTCGCCAGCGCCCACGCGCGCTCCGAGGAGGGTCGGCTCGGAGGCAAGATCGTGCTCCGGGTGAGATCGTGAGGCGGCCAGACCTCGATCGCTGTCCCTGACGTGACACCGGCAGCGTCCGGCGCCGCGAAGGGAAGCGGCTCACCTGAGATCGAACCCGCGGAAACGGTGATGTCGCACCGTGGCAAGCCCGACCGGTCGGCGGGTCGAGCGGCACCCGGAGGCACGCGATCCTGCCGTCGACGACCTCGGTTACGTCCGTTCCGGTGACCGCGACCGGCCCGATCCCGACCCGCCTTCCATCGAAGGGATCCCAGGCGGTGGTGCCCGACGGCTACGTCGACCGGGGTGAACCGGTTGAGGGTCAGGGATCCTCGCGCGACCTGGGCACGACGGATCTTCCCGGCGGGAACCCGACCCGACCGCGAACTTAAAGATCTGAGACGCCGGATACTCGGCCGGTGCCGGTCGAATGCCGACCTACGCGCGCCCGAAGTGACGGAGCACGAGGGGCTCGGTCCGGGTAAGCTTGAGGCCGCGCGGCTGCGAGCGGCCGCTCCGGCCGGCGACGATGGCCAGGCCGACGAGGCCGACCGATCCGGTCAAAGCCACGGCCACACACCACCAGAAGGCGACATCGAGCATGGCTGTCCACGGGGCTCCGGTTGCACCCGAACTGTCGGACCGTACGGTAAACGGAGCGTTAAACGCGCGTTCGACCGAATAGCGTCAGCGCCTGCGGCCCGAGCGCCGTGTACTGCCGAGACATGGGCGCCGAATTCGGGCGCCGGAGAGCGTCGCTGAGCTCTCGGCGCGTCGATCCTACGCCCAATGGATGAAGGCGCGGAACGGAGCGCTGCCGCTACGACCCGAATCCGGTGCGGATGACCTTCAGGGACAGAGATGCAGATCGGGATCGTCGGCTGCGGTTACGTCGCCGACTTCTACATGACGACCCTCGTGAACCACCCCGAACTGCGCCTCGCCGGCGTCTACGACCGGGACCCGGAGCGGCGCGCCGTCTTCTGCCGTCACTACAACGCCCGCGCCTTCGACAGCCTCGAGGCCCTGCTCGCCGAGCCGGAGATCGGCCTCATCCTGAATCTGACCAACCCGCACAGTCACTACGTCGTGACCAAGGCCGCCCTGGAGGCCGGCAAGCACGTCTACTCCGAGAAGCCGCTCGCCATGGAGTACGCCCAGGCCGAAGCGCTGGTGGAACTCGCCGAGGCGAAGGGCCTCTCGCTGAGCGGCGCGCCCGCGAGCATCCTGGGCGAGGCGGGCGCGACCGTGCGGGAGGCCGTCGCGTCCGGCCAGGTCGGGTCGGTCCGGCTCGTCTACGCCGAGTTGGAGGACGGGCCGGTGTTCCAGGAGCCGGTGCATGAATGGCGGAGCGTGACCGGCGCCCCCTGGCCGGCCGAGGACGAGTACCGGGTCGGCTGCACCCTGGAGCACGCCGGCTACTACCTGACCTGGATGAGCCTGATGTTCGGCCCGGTCGAGCGCATGACTGCCTTCGCGTCGCGCCTGTACCCAGACAAGGGCACCGGCCAGCCCCCGGACTCGGTCGCCAACGACTTCTCGACAGCGTGCCTGGAGTTCCGATCCGGCGTCGTCGCGCGGATCACCTGCGGCCTCGTCGCGCCGCAGGACCGCTCCCTGCACATCATCGGCGACCGGGGCGTCCTGACCGTGACCGATTCGTGGGCCAGCCAGGGCCCGGTCTATCTCCGTTCGCCGAGCGGCGAGGCGCCCGGGCGGCTCGGCCGGCTGCTGCACCGGATCCAGCGCTACCTGCCCGGGCGGATCTTCCTCGGTCGGAAGCTGCCGACTCCCCGCTTCGGGGGCAAGCTGCCCAGCTACCCGTCGCAGATGGATTTCGCCCGCGGACCCGCGGCCCAGGCCGCGGCGATCCGGGCGGGCGTTCCGGCGCCGCTCCCGGCGCGGTTCGTGCTGCACATCACCGAGATCGCGCTCGCCATGCAGAATGCCGGCGGCGGCGCCGTGATCCAGCTGAGATCCAGGTTCTAGCCATGGCACAGACCGTCTCGTGGGGCGTCCTCGGCACCGGGGTCATCGCCCAGCGCTTCGTCAGCGACCTTCTCGGGCGGCCGGACGCGCGCCTCACAGCCGTCGGGGCGCGGAGCACGGGGAGCGCCCAGGCCTTCGCCGCGGCCTTCTCTCAGGCGTCCGGCGCGCCGGCCGCCGTCGCCGGCGTCGAGGCCCTGGCCGCGCGGCCGGATATCGACGTCGTCTACATCGCCACGCCCAACAGCGACCACATGGACAGCGCGCTGGCCTGCATCGAGGCCGGCAAGTCGGTCCTGATCGAGAAGCCGATCGCGCTCTCGGGCGGGCAGGCGCGGCGCATCGCGGAGGCGGCGCGGCGGAAGGGCGTCTTCTGCATGGAAGCGATGTGGATGCGCTTCACGCCCGGCGTCGTGCGGGCTAAGGCGATGCTGGAGGCGGGAGAGATCGGCGATCCCCTGCATCTCGACGCCCGCCTGTTCTTCCCCCGCGCGTTGAACCCGCCCGGACGGACGGACGATCCGGCCGAAGGCGGGGTGATCCTCGATCTCGGGGTCTACCCCGTGTCGCTGGCGCTCCACCTGTTCGGCGCACCCACGGAGGTCTCGGGCGTCGGCCTCGATCGGGGCGGTGCGGCGGCGCAGCAGGCCGCGCTCGCGCTCGGCTGGAACGCCAGGACCGCGACCCTGAGCTGCGGCTCGACCGGAGAGGCCGACAACGCCGCCGTGATCGTCGGCACGCGCGGCCGCATCCACCTGCACCGGCAGTTCCTGTGCCCGCCCTTCCTCACGCGCGTGCGCACCGCCGCCGCGCCGGCGCCCGCCGACCGTGCCCCGCCGCGCCGCCAGGCCGTCGACCGACTGGCCTTCGCGAAACGCCTCCTGCAGCCGCTGGACTTCCGCCGCGTCGCGCTGATCCCGACGCCGTACCTCGGGTTCGGGCTGCGGCATCAGATCGACGAGGTGCATCGCTGCCTGCTCGCCGGCGCCCGCGAGAGCCCGATCATGCCGCTCGCGGACAGCATCCGCACCCTCGACATCCTCGATCGCGTCCGCGCCCGGCCGCAGCCGCTGGAGGCCGTCGCCTAGGAGGGGCGTCCGGACCGGGCGCCCGTCCCGAGCGGATGATCCGTCCGGGCAGGTCGCGGCGCCGTTCCCGGCGGTCGAGGTCAGGTCGTCTTCGTCGCCTTGGCGGGAGGCAGCCTGCGCAGAATCCGCGCGATATGCGCGCGCAGGGCCGACGTCTCGGATCCCGGCCCGGCCTGCCCGGCGGGTTCGGCTGGCTCCTGGAGGGTGACGAGAAGGTCGGTCATCGACGAGGGCGCTGTGATGGGAGACCGACTCTACCGTCGAGCCTGGCCGGTGAATACATCATTTCATAGATTTTCTCGACCGGGACTTAAAGTGTTTAGGCCGGCGATAGACGCGGCCCGATGTCGGAAACAGGGGTGTGTGTCCCACCGGCCGCGACATTCGCGCCGGTGAATTGCATCGCCGATGTCTTGATGGAGACCCGCGGCCGCAGTCCCATCACAATGCCGGCCGCATCACATATCCGTCACCGTCCGCCACGACGATCGGAGGCCTCGGTACTTTACCACCCCTTCGACCGATCTCCGATGTATCGTCGCGCACGGCGACTGAGAGGCTGCCGTAGCCGGCGAAGACAGGCGCAGGAGGGAAACCGTCTGTGCGCTGCGTGACGGATACAGTTGACCATTGCGGTTTCACCGTCCCTGGGCGTACAACCAACAGCCAAGCCATGCGTCCAGTGCAACTAGGAATTGCGCAACTTATTGGTGCGCTAAGCAGTTTTCGGTTGTGTTTTTTTCCGCGACTCTGGGTAAGTGCCACTCATCCCGCATGCTGAAGGTTTCCGTTCGATGTCGTCCTCCCCGAAGCCCAAGTCCGCCACCGAGACCGATCGCTCGATCGGCGGCCGCATCGCGGCGCTCCGCGTGGCACAGGGCCTGAGCCAGACCGATCTCGGTCAGGCCATCGGCGTCAGCTTCCAGCAGGTTCAGAAGTACGAGAAGGGGCGCAACCGCATCGGCGCAGGGCGTCTTCAGGCCATCGCCGACCTGCTGAGGGTGCCGGTGGACACGTTCTTCGCGGATCCGCGGGACAACGGCGGCGGACGCGTCGGACCCGCGGCCCTGTTCGAGGATCCGAAGGTCATGGAACTCGTCCTGGCCTTCACCAGCATCACCGACGAGACGACCCGCGGCGGGATCCTGTCGATCGTCAAGGCCGCCGCCACCCTCCAGGAGAGCCGCTCGGCCGCGCAGCGTCCGGACGCCGTCGACGAGGCGTGACGGCGCGGCCCTGTCCATCTCTTACCGCGACGGAACATACCGGCGCCCCCGAGCCGCGCGCAGCGTGGCGGCGCGATTTAATCCAAATTAAACCAAGACAAAGACCCGTAAAGATGTAGAGAAGCTGCCGCGTCCGGAGCTGATCTACAGCGCGTGAGCGGACGGCATGCTTCGCTCTGACGTTGGAAACCGGGTCCTGACCATGCCGATCGAGACGTCGAGAGCCTGGGGCCGCGGCGAGCTGTACGAGACCCTGTGCCTCCTCGTGATCGGCGTCGGGATCTGGTTCGTCGGCGTCACGCTCGGGACCTTCGCGTATCTGAACAGCGTCGTCGCCACCTACAACCTCACGGACCTGCTGCTGCTCGCCGCCTGCATGGGCGTGGCGCAGTGGGGCGCCAGCATCCGCAAATCGATCATCCTCCGGCGGCTCATGCTCGAGCGCGCCGCCGCCGCCGCGCAGGCCGAGGCGATCGCCCGGCACGACGGGCTGACCGGTCTGGCGAACCGTCGCCGCTTCATCGACGCCGTGGAACGGGCGCACGCGCCGGGCGCCGCGGACGCGGCGGTGCTCCTCATCGACCTCGACCGGTTCAAGCCGGTCAACGACCTCTACGGCCACGCGGCCGGGAATGCGGTCCTGTGCGCCGTGGCCGAGCGTCTGCAGCAGCTCGTGCCGTCGGGCGGCCTGGCGGCCCGTCTGGGCGGCGACGAGTTCGCCATGCTGGTCCCGCTCCGCTACGAGAGCGAGGCGCTGCGGCGCCTCGCCCAGGCGGTCATCGCGCGCATCGCCGAGCCGGTGACGTGGAGCCAGAACGACCTGAAGGTCGGGGCCAC from Methylobacterium oryzae includes the following:
- a CDS encoding zinc-dependent alcohol dehydrogenase family protein, which produces MKAMVLTKFGGPDSFELRELPDPRPGPRQVRVAVHATSINPLDGQIRRGDYAAQVALPAIIGHDVSGVVDQVGSDVTEFRAGDEVYYTPRIFGGPGSYAEYHVADAGIVARKPVNLTHSEAASVSLVGVTVWEGLVERARLQVTETVLVHGGAGGVGAIAVQVAKAIGARVLATARGSDVARVERLGASAVIDFEREDYVDAVDRLTEGRGVDVVLDTIGRDTLARSPRILREDGRVVTLVDTATPQNLIDAWGRNATYHFVFSRQDGRKLDAVTRLLERGLVVPRVGLEFPLDEVASAHARSEEGRLGGKIVLRVRS
- a CDS encoding helix-turn-helix domain-containing protein; the protein is MSSSPKPKSATETDRSIGGRIAALRVAQGLSQTDLGQAIGVSFQQVQKYEKGRNRIGAGRLQAIADLLRVPVDTFFADPRDNGGGRVGPAALFEDPKVMELVLAFTSITDETTRGGILSIVKAAATLQESRSAAQRPDAVDEA
- a CDS encoding Gfo/Idh/MocA family protein, translating into MAQTVSWGVLGTGVIAQRFVSDLLGRPDARLTAVGARSTGSAQAFAAAFSQASGAPAAVAGVEALAARPDIDVVYIATPNSDHMDSALACIEAGKSVLIEKPIALSGGQARRIAEAARRKGVFCMEAMWMRFTPGVVRAKAMLEAGEIGDPLHLDARLFFPRALNPPGRTDDPAEGGVILDLGVYPVSLALHLFGAPTEVSGVGLDRGGAAAQQAALALGWNARTATLSCGSTGEADNAAVIVGTRGRIHLHRQFLCPPFLTRVRTAAAPAPADRAPPRRQAVDRLAFAKRLLQPLDFRRVALIPTPYLGFGLRHQIDEVHRCLLAGARESPIMPLADSIRTLDILDRVRARPQPLEAVA
- a CDS encoding Gfo/Idh/MocA family protein, translated to MQIGIVGCGYVADFYMTTLVNHPELRLAGVYDRDPERRAVFCRHYNARAFDSLEALLAEPEIGLILNLTNPHSHYVVTKAALEAGKHVYSEKPLAMEYAQAEALVELAEAKGLSLSGAPASILGEAGATVREAVASGQVGSVRLVYAELEDGPVFQEPVHEWRSVTGAPWPAEDEYRVGCTLEHAGYYLTWMSLMFGPVERMTAFASRLYPDKGTGQPPDSVANDFSTACLEFRSGVVARITCGLVAPQDRSLHIIGDRGVLTVTDSWASQGPVYLRSPSGEAPGRLGRLLHRIQRYLPGRIFLGRKLPTPRFGGKLPSYPSQMDFARGPAAQAAAIRAGVPAPLPARFVLHITEIALAMQNAGGGAVIQLRSRF